The following are encoded together in the Pseudodesulfovibrio indicus genome:
- a CDS encoding PAS domain S-box protein, with product MKRSKTPPAACEEQVRQRVRQHAALFREGDDPVAFWESLCLELADCETAECPPPETRQARMQTLFMSLRTPVLLLNADFEVEVMNPAAVALVEGDRMDAWAEGTHVPVPLAELAPWLAAPLEDHRQESSEAEACRMGVAVSQKHGERHYNVSVSRTSDFSDRHDGFAVVLDDITERVEGERQLAEERNRVAHYLDVVGSMVFALDAAGRVTMVNRTACRVLGYEERALLDRDWVDALVPDEQRDEVRDCLYMIFSGQLEDEDERFHYVTTREGEHRLVQWQGKLLTNEGGLPVGLLLSGTDVTERRAIEEALAEKELWLRNTFVALGEAVLILTPDMKILDANPAAETMFGMTNEELDGLPVGDLHVNPAHYDDFLARARSAFEAGERAVFELPLKRRSGVIFPADHSVSIIDGDDGTTLGVVNVIRDISDRKHAEAELRRSEEKFRRIFESIEEGYMVTDLEGTIMMVNPATCRILQYEAGELVGRSIDSLYRIAEERGGFRKTLEAEGTIRSRQMNALRKDGTTIVIEANAHLVRNHRGEPVAMEGTFRDITRRIEAEKVLREREKQYRAFFENNHAIMLLTDPKTEGIIDANPAASDFYGYPVEVMRTMSMSQINGLSRDEMFEEMRRSMDEGRTYFVVKHLLAGGEVRDVEVYSGPIMVQGVQRLYSVIHDVTQRIRLEQDMKRLATTDALTGANNRHQFFSQAAHEVARAKRYDNPLSVIMLDIDYFKSINDTYGHHAGDVVLKVFSETARTALRVNDVFGRLGGEEFAALLPQTGLEEGLEVAERLRAAFAALSVRVDEAVISFTVSLGVTQVRASDRDMEEVLNRADEALYRAKRMGRNRVVKG from the coding sequence ATGAAACGTTCGAAAACCCCTCCAGCCGCCTGCGAAGAGCAGGTCCGCCAGCGCGTCAGGCAGCACGCCGCCCTCTTCCGGGAGGGCGACGATCCCGTCGCGTTCTGGGAATCCCTGTGCCTTGAGCTGGCCGACTGCGAGACCGCGGAATGCCCGCCCCCGGAGACCCGCCAGGCGCGGATGCAGACCCTGTTCATGAGCCTTCGGACCCCGGTCCTGCTGCTCAACGCCGACTTCGAGGTGGAGGTCATGAACCCGGCCGCCGTGGCCCTGGTCGAGGGCGATCGCATGGACGCCTGGGCCGAGGGGACGCACGTTCCCGTGCCGCTGGCGGAGCTGGCCCCCTGGCTGGCCGCGCCCCTGGAGGACCACCGGCAGGAGTCGTCCGAGGCCGAGGCGTGCCGCATGGGCGTGGCCGTGTCACAGAAGCACGGGGAGCGGCACTACAACGTGTCCGTGTCCCGGACTTCCGATTTTTCCGACCGTCACGACGGATTCGCCGTGGTCCTGGACGACATCACCGAGCGCGTGGAAGGCGAGCGCCAGCTGGCCGAGGAGCGCAACCGGGTGGCCCACTACCTGGACGTGGTCGGCTCCATGGTCTTCGCCCTGGACGCCGCCGGACGGGTGACCATGGTCAACCGCACCGCCTGCCGCGTGCTGGGGTACGAGGAGCGGGCGCTGCTGGACAGGGACTGGGTGGACGCCCTGGTCCCGGACGAACAGCGCGACGAAGTCCGGGATTGCCTGTACATGATCTTTTCGGGCCAGCTGGAGGACGAGGACGAGCGGTTCCACTACGTGACCACCCGGGAGGGCGAGCACCGGCTGGTGCAGTGGCAGGGCAAGCTGCTGACCAACGAGGGCGGCCTGCCCGTGGGGCTGCTCCTGTCCGGGACCGACGTCACCGAGCGGCGCGCCATCGAGGAGGCCCTGGCCGAGAAGGAGCTGTGGCTGCGCAACACCTTCGTGGCCCTGGGCGAGGCGGTCCTTATCCTCACCCCGGACATGAAGATCCTGGACGCCAACCCGGCGGCCGAGACCATGTTCGGCATGACCAACGAGGAGCTGGACGGGCTGCCCGTGGGCGACCTGCACGTCAATCCCGCCCACTACGACGATTTTCTGGCCCGTGCCCGGTCCGCCTTCGAGGCGGGCGAGCGGGCCGTGTTCGAGCTGCCCCTGAAGCGGCGTTCCGGGGTCATCTTTCCGGCCGACCACTCCGTGTCGATCATCGACGGCGACGACGGCACCACCCTGGGGGTGGTCAACGTCATCCGCGACATTTCGGACCGCAAGCACGCCGAGGCCGAGCTGCGCCGCAGCGAGGAGAAGTTCCGGCGCATCTTCGAGTCCATCGAGGAAGGGTACATGGTCACCGACCTGGAGGGGACGATCATGATGGTCAACCCGGCCACCTGCCGCATTCTGCAGTACGAGGCCGGGGAGCTGGTCGGCCGCTCCATAGACTCCCTGTACCGGATAGCGGAGGAGCGGGGCGGGTTCCGCAAGACGCTGGAGGCCGAAGGGACCATCCGCAGCCGCCAGATGAACGCCCTGCGCAAGGACGGGACCACCATCGTCATCGAGGCCAACGCCCACCTGGTCCGGAACCATCGCGGCGAGCCCGTGGCCATGGAGGGGACCTTCCGCGACATCACCAGGCGCATCGAGGCCGAGAAGGTCCTGCGCGAGCGCGAGAAGCAGTACCGGGCGTTCTTTGAAAACAACCACGCCATCATGCTCCTGACCGACCCCAAAACCGAGGGCATCATCGACGCCAACCCCGCGGCCAGCGACTTCTACGGGTATCCCGTGGAGGTCATGCGGACCATGAGCATGAGCCAGATTAACGGGCTGTCGCGGGACGAGATGTTCGAGGAGATGCGCCGGTCCATGGACGAGGGGCGGACCTATTTCGTGGTCAAGCACCTGCTGGCCGGGGGCGAGGTCCGCGACGTCGAGGTCTACTCCGGGCCGATCATGGTCCAGGGGGTCCAGCGGCTGTATTCGGTCATCCACGACGTGACCCAGCGCATCCGGCTGGAGCAGGACATGAAGCGGCTGGCCACCACCGACGCCCTGACCGGGGCCAACAACCGGCACCAGTTCTTCTCCCAGGCCGCCCACGAGGTGGCCAGGGCCAAGCGGTACGACAACCCGCTGAGCGTGATCATGCTCGACATCGACTATTTCAAGTCCATCAACGACACCTACGGCCATCACGCGGGGGACGTGGTCCTCAAGGTCTTTTCGGAGACGGCCCGGACGGCCCTGCGCGTCAACGACGTCTTCGGCAGGCTGGGGGGCGAGGAATTCGCCGCGCTCCTGCCCCAGACCGGGCTGGAGGAAGGGCTGGAGGTGGCCGAGCGGCTGCGCGCGGCGTTCGCCGCCCTGTCGGTCCGGGTGGACGAGGCGGTCATCTCCTTCACGGTCTCCCTGGGCGTGACCCAGGTCCGGGCCTCGGACCGGGACATGGAGGAGGTCCTCAACCGGGCGGACGAGGCGCTCTACAGGGCCAAGCGCATGGGCCGCAACCGGGTGGTAAAGGGCTGA